Genomic segment of Pelmatolapia mariae isolate MD_Pm_ZW linkage group LG6, Pm_UMD_F_2, whole genome shotgun sequence:
caagaccacctctgaccaaaaagctgatttttctCGTTTTTcacaaattaattcagattcacactaattctgttcacagctccaacaaaatgaggaagaggagggggagaaaaaCAACTAGGCtgaattacaattggatggaagtcgaggacaaggagaaggaagcttaggatgaggaggaagagaagcagcaggagcatctttagggatctctatgatgtcattgaggtttgtttcattaatattgtcctctcacaaagaaagatgaccTTGTTGTAGTTCACCTACTTCTTGTATTAAATAGTTATTTGCTAAACGTTGTGCAAGACCACggagcaggcacgtatagtgcgtctgcaggtaaatgaacatcagaTCTCTCAGACGGACTAAAATCTGTATCatacttttagtcttaagaccatgtgttgtatatttatcacccttgtgataaaacccatgtcagcctttggtttatggactttgtattttgaagcctcaacatttgctttatcgCTATGTTGGTTTTTGTgagccttttgggaccatattaggaTGAGGGATCAGACTCTGGAGTTGTGCACACTACTGTTTCATTTAGTGTGTATCTATAAAATTCATACAGCAGAaccaagttgtgccttgaaaacaggaaagtcctctgcatagaggagaactttaatagcaggcttgtacaaagtgaagctttgtgctcacatttgctgcaaacactcgtTATAATTCTGTCACCCTGTTTAGATGCAGAATTCAGTTGAAATCAGGCAAGAATGGGACTTTATTTTATAATGCGTCcttgtgaattgattgtgtatcgcatacatttgatttgggTTCCAGTTCTTACTTCTGCAAGACAACAGTCGTCCGCTGGCCAAAATAGTTTCCAAATACTTCCACGTGATCAAGCCTGGAATTAGAAAAGCATAGCAAAAAAcaatctgcacctcctgcttcacatgcaatttgtgtttgtgtgttcagaggctGCGGCGAGAGGCAGGACATCagctcttccagggcaccctgcagGCTTGGCTGCTGGCATCGGCGAGGGAGTGCGGCCACCGCTGGGATGACGTGAACGCCAAACCGGAGTCCATCACAGCtcgactgcaggtatgcgagtcagaccttctCAGGAGGGTttcagttttctctcttctttataattgacccttgttttctctctctcagctccttgtctcagagtggGAGGGGTTTGAAGCACAAAGAGAGgagcttgtcgtttggttggctgatGTAGATTTCCATCCGAGTGaggttgaccagctgacaggaaacacctgtgaaaaactgaaacaactgcaggtgtgggcttgttttgatatgacatatatttgatatgatacatacgtcagagacattgtcctaaactggactaacaaaggaccatgagtccaacatgaaacttaccttacataacATAAAGCTGAAAttcattgataattttaatcaaaatattgttgttgaaatatttttactgtacatgcaaacatctgctgatgaaaatgtcttgatttattggtctgttatgaagctattgctatttctaatgtgtttttatcactttctgatgttttattaattaaacaatacatgtattaatagaccctgtgcacgagaaaatgctaacttcctggtttgagaccggatgtagggttgtacatttccggtagctttactttgcggtcaatcgctactgcgaagatatactccaaaatcatgtccaaaactcgaaaacggaaagatcgcgttaagttacaaagagcagaaggtgggaacactcaccactgttgtgtcataaaaaatctaatgatcaattttgacgtttaaagagtttggatcgatcagttgtttacatcactcaacacaagcagaactgcattacagaatcagaagacacatcgtccacattcagaagcacatctctgtatagtgacatttacccaatatatcatttacagatatattgggtaaatgcctcctgggcagacccaggacacgctggagagattatatctcccggctggcctgggaacgccttggtgttcccctggataagctggaggaggtggctggggagagggaggtctggggttctctgcttaggctgctgcccccgcgacccgaccccggataaagcggatgaagatggatggatggatggatggattgggtaaatgcccaagacatctatagaaatgtaaatcactgcttgattcattcatttgcttaacttgttttggaccgtaaacaaggcgcgaataggacaccggaaacaaagctccccacaggagtttccgcaccggaagtagcatatgctaacgtgcacatagtcTATTGTTGTGTTATCTTAGTATagtttttatatgtatttatttatagtctagtaaaaatatttaattattattctttaaagaaccaatttttaaaaaaaaaggttctttaaGATGGTTTTTTATAGAACCATTTGAaggacctttttaaaaatggtttttcaaagaaccatttttaaaaaggttctttgaaaaaccattaaaagtgccccaaagaaccatttcttgatggttctttggggcacctttaaaggttcttcaatgaaccactgaaaggaatggttcttcaaagaaaCATTGCttgaaaggttctttgtggcaccaaaagtggttcttctatggcatcagtctaaagaaccacttttggttccagttggcacctttatttttctgcgTAGAAGCAAAATGAGCACAAACACCAACAACCAAAGTGAAGCATTAAGACAAAGCTGTCAAACAGGATCCACACATTCTGCCACAGATACATGCAAGACAACTAAATTGGTCCACAGAATAGATGTAAACCGACTAAAGTAAGACAAATCAGACAAAAATAGATGCAACATGATCACAAACAGACACATGTTGGCTACATGTTGATGCAAAATGACTGAAATCACACGTGCAACACTTTCTACATATTTgacaacagaagaaaaacacaaacaaagccagaatgtattttcatttagatttttttatttgatgccgaattagatattttaaaaatcaagcgccaaatcacaaagtCTCCTCCCTGTTTGTACTGTAAGGTCAAAAGCCTACAGTACTACagagaaccccaacaatcaaatgatccccctctgagcaagcacgaGGCGACTGTggggaagaaaaactccctttaacaggTAGAAACTTCCAACGGAACCGGGCTCAGAAGGGACGGCCATccgctgcgaccggttggggggATGGAAATCAAAAAAGGAGACGAGATGGCGTGAACTACAGTTGTTAAAATTTGGATTTGGTGCTAAAATTCTGCTTCGAGATGTTAAAAGAAGCAGGGCGGCGGGGAAAAGCCAGGATGGTCATTTTAATCCTCTCTGGCTTTAGTGAACCACCTAAAGG
This window contains:
- the LOC134628789 gene encoding nesprin-2-like; translated protein: MRRKRSSRSIFRDLYDVIERLRREAGHQLFQGTLQAWLLASARECGHRWDDVNAKPESITARLQLLVSEWEGFEAQREELVVWLADVDFHPSEVDQLTGNTCEKLKQLQVWACFDMTYI